From Larus michahellis chromosome 8, bLarMic1.1, whole genome shotgun sequence, one genomic window encodes:
- the CDCP2 gene encoding CUB domain-containing protein 2, with the protein MGCAGAGCLAALAVLCGALGDAPSRGIKCGGVLSAPSGNFSSPNFPGPYPYETECTWLIVVAEGSSVLLSFSHFELEYHAACAYDYLQVYNGAARDQGNLLGTFCGHSPPPPFSSAWHVMAVVFRSDRHVAKRGFAAAYRKDACGGQLTGLSGEITSPRYPESYPNDAECRWSIGGTGSGGPLTLVFADFQVEGGEGCGFDYVALFDGPTAAAPRLGRYCGSARPPRTVSSTPYLLVLFKSDFNIGGRGFKAHFYSGECQEVFTTVKGNFSSPWYPSFYPNNLKCQWSIQLPPGYQVKVFFLDMELEGRSSLTGGCDYDHLAAFDGGTENGSLLGRWCGRENPSPVTSRSNQLLLVLHTDRNTAKRGFSIAYVGVVPMNVSCTRTDFHIQIPVQSLAHLERNRIYLGTPSCAAQVVGRNFKIHTRFDTCGTESQKRNNTSVIVSTLYIDFSVGDQEDIHQYEVQCEPKRKEASVTLIAGPDPSRLSQAENLVDAQQREGGATDARETKSQDTSDIVFISICILAGLLMVIAVVGLVLL; encoded by the exons ATGGGGTGCGCGGGGGCGGGCTGCCTGGCAGCGCTGGCAGTGCTCTGCGGGGCTCTCGGGGATGCTCCCAGCAGAG GCATCAAATGCGGGGGGGTGCTCTCAGCACCTTCCGGCAATTTCTCCAGCCCCAACTTCCCGGGGCCGTACCCCTACGAGACAGAGTGCACATGGCTCATCGTGGTGGCCGAGGGCTCCTCTGTCCTGCTCTCCTTCAGCCACTTCGAGCTGGAGTACCACGCCGCCTGCGCCTACGACTACCTCCAGGTCTACAACGGGGCTGCCCGGGACCAGGGCAACCTCCTGGGCACCTTCTGTGGCCACAGCCCCCCGCCACCCTTCTCCTCCGCCTGGCACGTCATGGCCGTCGTCTTCCGCTCCGACCGCCACGTGGCCAAGCGTGGCTTCGCTGCTGCCTACCGGAAAG ATGCCTGCGGCGGGCAGCTGACGGGGCTGTCCGGGGAGATCACCAGCCCCCGCTATCCCGAGAGCTACCCCAACGATGCCGAGTGCCGCTGGAGCATCGGGGGGACTGGCAGTGGTGGCCCCCTCACCCTGGTGTTCGCCGACTTCCAGGTGGAGGGTGGCGAGGGCTGCGGCTTCGACTACGTGGCCCTTTTTGATGGCCctaccgccgccgccccccgcctggGACGCTACTGTGGCAGTGCCCGCCCACCCCGCACCGTCTCTTCCACCCCGTACCTCCTCGTCCTCTTCAAGTCAGACTTCAACATCGGCGGCAGGGGCTTCAAGGCCCATTTCTACTCGG GCGAGTGCCAGGAGGTGTTCACCACCGTCAAAGGGAATTTTTCCAGCCCTTGGTACCCCAGCTTTTACCCCAACAACCTCAAGTGCCAGTGGAGCATCCAGCTGCCCCCAGGCTACCAGGTCAAGGTCTTCTTCTTGGACATGGAGCTGGAGGGCCGGAGCAGCCTGACGGGTGGCTGTGACTATGACCATCTGGCCGCCTTTGATGGTGGCACCGAGAACGGGTCCCTGCTGGGGCGGTGGTGCGGGCGGGAGAACCCGTCACCCGTCACCTCCCGTAGCAACCAGCTGCTGCTGGTCCTCCACACCGACCGCAACACAGCCAAGAGGGGCTTCTCCATCGCCTACGTGGGAG TTGTGCCCATGAACGTCAGCTGCACCCGGACGGACTTCCACATCCAGATCCCCGTGCAGTCCCTGGCTCATCTGGAGAGGAATAGGATTTATTTGGGGACCCCATCGTGTGCAGCCCAGGTGGTTGGCAGGAACTTTAAAATACACACCAGGTTTGACACCTGCGGCACCGAATCCCAG AAACGCAACAACACGTCCGTCATCGTCAGCACCCTCTACATCGATTTTTCAGTGGGCGACCAGGAGGACATCCACCAGTACGAGGTGCAGTGTGAGCCGAAGAGGAAGGAAGCCTCGGTGACCCTCATCGCCGGCCCCGACCCATCCAGGCTCAGCCAGGCAGAAAACCTGGTGGATGCCCAGCAGCGGGAGGGGGGAGCGACGGATGCCCGTGAAACCAAGAGCCAAGACACCAGCGACATCGTCTTCATCAGCATCTGCATTCTGGCCGGGCTCCTCATGGTCATCgcggtggtggggctggtgcttCTGTAA